DNA sequence from the Saccopteryx leptura isolate mSacLep1 chromosome 4, mSacLep1_pri_phased_curated, whole genome shotgun sequence genome:
GGGGAAGCATGTTTCTGACTCAGCTTTCATCAGGGGCCAGAGAATGGAATAAGGTggacaagaaaagacagagacagaatgacCACGAAAGGGCCACTGTAGCCTTTAACTGGGAAAGAACAAGGGAGCAGAGTCACTATGTCTTGATGTTGGTGAGAACAATTTAGAAAACTCAGACCTAGGGGTTGGGGCATTGAGTCTTTCAGGAAGGACACGGGGTCTGTGGGGGCAACCCACAGCTCCAGAGGTCAGCCACCCTAGATTCAGACCAGACCCCATCATTTACCGAAGTGACACAGCCATGAAGTTTGAGTCCTGTGAGTTCATTTCTGCATCCGTAAACTAAAACTACTACTCCTCATACGTTGTAGTAAGAATTGTGACCACAAACCAAAGCTCCCCATATGTGTGAATTACTCGATATTTGGTAACTGTCCTGGATCTCAGTGCCGCAGACCCAGGGTGAGGCCATTAGGGGTTGCTTTCTCCAAACCTCAACTTCCTGAACTTGAATTTCCCCCTTTGGTGGGGCGATCTTTGACCCTCAGCAACAAGCCTGACCTTGATGCCAAGTGTCCCAGAGGGGGATAAATATCAGGCCCGGGTGATCAAATAGCTAATCTAAGCAGCTCATTGTTATCAGAACTGTCACAGTTCTAGAAATTATGATGGATTAGAGGTCTCTGGGttcccaccccaagtcaaaaCTGAGCACCTGTCCTGGTGGAGACGGTCTCGTTTTCCGCTCCAGAGCCACGGCAGGACAGCCCTGGTTCTGCTCGGGCAAGTGTGGCTGGGGCTTAGCCTCCAAGAGGCTGATCCTGTGCCCAGGCAATCACAGTGCATCAATGAGCTGCCGCATAAACCTCTATTATCCTCCTTCCAGTGTCAAGCTCCTCTGTGCTCCCCTCAGGGGCCTCCTCCCCAATCCCCCAGCTGGGCTGGCTTGGCTACGGAATGAGAGGTATGCAGTGAAGCAAGACAGGCCCAAGCTGAGCCTGGCACAAGGTGGGTGTGGGACAAAGCAGGCTAGGTGGGGACTGggtccccacctcccacttcGGAGGCTACAACTGGGGTGTCCTGGGTTCCTAACCTCTTCCAAGGCTCCTGCCAACTCTATGCTAATGTCCGTTTCCTTCCCCTACCAGCGGCAGCGCACCCTCTCCTAAAAAGGCTAGggtaggaggaagaggaggatgcaGGAAgacaaagggaggggaagggcggAGGTTTTGGAGGAAACTGAGTGGGGGGGCCCCGTGGTGTGGAAAACTCCACATGCTGAGAGGCAGCTGAGTGGGTCAGAGGAGACAGGGACATAAATTCCAGCCTTTCCCTtcagctctgcctttcctacctCCAGTCGCTGCTTACTCCCTGGATCCTAGAGGTGAGCAAAAGCCATACGGctttgggggagaggaaggggtgggatcTGGGAAGCTCTGCAGACGAAGGAGAACCCCACACCAGTGCGGAGATAACAGAACACAGAGCACGAAGGGGCCATGCATTATCCCCACTTCTGGGCCCACGGGAACCTGCTCCTTTCACAACACTGACACAGAGGTTCCCAAGCCAAAGCCCAAATTTATTTACACTCATCCTTAAGCACATGATCTGGGGCTAGAGGACTGGTCTTAGGGAAGAGGAGGTTGAGGCCAGAGGACAGTGATGGGGTGCAGAAGAAAGGGGGTGCAGAAGAAAGGAACATGAAGGATGGATGGGCCCCTCTGAGTGTCCTCCATGGGCTCGCACGTATCCTGGGCAAAGGCAGAGCTGCAGTCTTGCTCAGGATTTGGACTTGGATACAGCAAGTCCAATCAGTCCAGCCAGTCCTGCCACACCCAGGGCCATGCCTCCAACAATAGCCATGCCCACCAGTCCAtctggggagaagaaaagggagatagATTCTCAGGAGTCGAGCCCAGCCTGCCAGGATCCTGGCTACTATCTTCCTCATGCCTGCTGCTCCTCAACAGACGTGCCTCTCCACCCAGAGTCACGGGCTGAGGGACTCCAAGCATTGGACAAAGAAGGCTTCTGGAGGTTTGAGGAAGAACAACTGGGAGAGGGTTTATTTAAAGAGAGACCAGAGGGCCCAGGAATGGAGCGGGGATAGGGGGCGGGGAGAAGTCTAAACCAATAGTTGAGAGGAACCTGGGAACCATAGGGGCCAAGGAGACAGGGAGTGGGGAGTGGAGGAAGACAGAGGGGAAGGCGTTCACCTTTCTTCATGGCCTTGTCAATGAGCCGTTCCAGTTCCCTGGCCTGGTTGTTCTGGGGCTCTGTCTGCAACAGCCCTCGCACATATTTTAAGGCCTTTTCATATTCCTACACTCAGAGAAAAGACACACACCCCTCAGTATCCAGCACTCCTCCTGTCCATCAGAGGGACCTTCCCTTCGCTTGCCCTGGGGGCTCCTCCCTCTacttccaccccctccccctcactccgGCCCCACCCAATGGAGTAGAGTCCACAAACAACCCCAACTGTGTGGGGGTGATAAGCGAGGGGAGATAACGGCCCAGGGCTGCACCCCAATCCTGACGTcacctttccccacacccttggcaCCCTGATCCTCTCTCACCTTTCCTCAGCATCCTAACCTGCTATCACCTGCACCTCTGTACCGGATACCACCCTCTGCCTACCGCCCTCTTCACTCTATtctgggggagagaaaggagagggtgctGGGGCCCATCCAAGCAGGATGGAGTGGGGAGGAAGCTCTCTGCCTTACCTTGAGCCGGTAGTTCCCCACAGCCAGGTAGAAGACATAATCCCGCTGTTCCTCTTTGCTTCCTTTGGGCAGTAGCtctggagaggaggaggaaagggtgaAAACCGCCTCTCTTTCCTAGCACTGGTGCCCCAGAGACCTTTACACTCTCTGAATCCCTACAGAATACTGGGAGAAAGTCACCGTCCTGAGCCTTAGTTTCAGCTCCAGACACACTTGGCTTTGTAGTCAGAGCTCTGAATCCACCGCCCAAACACTCCGGTACCAGTACAACTGTCAACCCTGGTTTATCCAAGTGAACGTAAAGGAAATCAAGGCACTGGAAAAGCCAAGAAGCATCTTGACTCAGTTTTGACATCTGTTGTGTTTCAACTACAGTTGCTAGTTGCCCAAATAagtgttaaaaataaagtttgtactccccacccccctttaAAAAGTCAGCTAAAAACTCACCTTCAATTAACCTTTCCTGAATAACCCCAGCAAACTCTTATTTCAGTGACTTCCCAAAGGCTATGTGTTCAGTTATACTCTGTGCACTAGAACTTGATGCTAAGTAGTTTTGTTGATGTTTACAAATCTTCCCAAGTGTCTGTACTGTCTCAACTAAACTGGCAACCCTTAGAGACCACTTCTTCAGCTGTAGCCTGCTGTAGAGGAAACCTGCAAAATCTGAACTGGAAAATTAGACAAATGTAGGGTGAGATTATTTGCATTAAGAAAGAGTCTGATTTTCAAAGTTTTACAATAGGCATTCTTTGCTAGTACGCTGATTGTTTGCTTATACACAATTACTTGAACAAGAGAAAGGGAGTTCagagaaatttaaaagtaaacattGTGGCCTCTGACAGATGGTGACCCATCTGAAAACAAAGGGAAATAGGATTTCAATGAAAAAAGCATCATGTGCTCACAGGTTTGGAGAACTGTCTTCTGTACTTCTTCCATACCACCCACACAAAAGGTTTTCAACAACAGCTGCTGAATAAGCAACAGGCTGGTGGCCAAAGAGCACAGGACTGGGACACGCAAGACAGGAATCTTTAGTCCCAATTCAGCCATTAATAGCTGTGGGATTTCAGACAAGTCACTTTCTTTATGGTTAGACTACTAGATCACCCAAGTCCTGTGGAAATTGACATGGCCTATTTGGCAAAACAATGATGAAGTGGCAATTAGCCCAAAGAACAGTAGGAGAAGCCAGGCTAATGTATATATAGTCCTTTGTTGCAGTAAGTTTACTGTAAAATAGCTGTGATGTGACTGACTGTACTGTAGAATCCCATGTTCAAAATGATCCCACCACTTGAGATGGAGGGAGTAACCAATGGCAGTAGAGAAGGGCAGACAGTGACTGCAGTTGGGAAGGGGAGAGTCGGGTAGCCTAGCACCTCACCCTCCAGCAGTGCAATGCCTTTACGGATGTCATCGTTGTACTTGCTTCGCACCAAGCACCAGGCATACTCAAACTGCGTGCTCTTGGACACCGAGCCTGCTGCCTTCTcagactgaaatttcttttcaaaCTTCTGCCATAGGAAAGGAGAGGAGTCATTTAGAAACGAAGGGGGCAAACTATTCTCTATCAGGTCCCAGGTGTCCATTTTCCAGTTACAATCCATCTTTCCCAGTCTCTGCCACATTTCCCTCACGGTTGCACAGGCTCTAACTCCATCTCTGGGACTTAGGCTTTGTTTCTTGTCGGCAGGCTGTCTCCTTGGGACAGTCCACCACTCCGCTCCGTTCCCCAGTGGTACCGAGTGGAGATGCCACCTGGTGGTGGATCCAGGCACCGCTCTCAGAGCAGCTGACCCCGAGTGGCTGGACAGTAAACATGTTGATCAACAACACTCTGAACTGCTCAACGGCCCACGCAGCACCTCGTCAGTCTGCTTCCCCTATCCCGCGCGCCCCCCCTTGCCGGGTCTGGACTCTCTTATCTGCAAAAAGGTTATATGAACACTGCCTACTCCTTATAACTCAAAGACTGAGAAATCGACTGCAATGCACTTATATAACCGTGCTGGATACAATGAACAATATATGAAACTTTATGATGGTCGCTATAGTACCCTGCCACTGAAGGAGCactcaaaaaaacaaattagGACTCTGATCTCCTAACTGTTGCATGCACTCACAACCCATCAGTCTTTCCAAGCCAGACTCAAGGCCTTGAGTCTGAGGTTGATGGCTCAGGAAACTACAACTCCCATTAGCCTCTCATGCAAAGTGGAACCTCTGAGCAGAAGCCAGACAATGCAAAGGCTGCCGGGAGCAGTAGTTCGGGTTCCTTAGACAAGCTGATGATGGTAAAAGGGTTTGGCCTCTACCCGATTCTCCTCAGGACCCGCCCGCCCGAATCTTCCCTATCTTTCCCTCGGGGCCAGGCCTCACCAGCAGGTCGTCCACAGACACCAGCTCGTTTAGCACGGCCTCCATGGCCGCCACCCCCGCAGTCCACACTTCAGACGTTACTGTGCCACCGACTCCATGGCTCACTGGCAGGGGCGAAGAGCCACTTCCGGTGCACAGCGGAAGTAGGCCCCCTCCCATACGCTGAGCCAATCACCTCACGCAGCTGATGCTAAGCCCGCCCCCCGGAGACTGAATGGAACCCCGCCCCTCCGCCCCTCAGAGTGGGCTCACGGGTGGAATCAATAACGCGCACATTAGGACAGGCCCCACTGTCAATCCCACCGCCTGCATACGCGTATAATGCCACTCCTGTCCCCACGTTCGTCTTCTGGGTGCCCTGTGTGTGCCCTCCTCCACGGAGGCTGCCTCAAGAAAGTTTGAGGCTATGTCTGGTTGGTTAGCCCCTGGGACTGAAAATAGCTGAAAGAGGATGTGGAGAACCAGGCATTGATCACGTAATTTTAGGGACCATTCTAACCCTACCCGTCCTGCCCTCCACCCTAAGATGAGCTATAGGACCCTCCCAGAAATCTGGCAACCTGGAGACTATGTGACTTTTTAGTGCCtgcatgaaaatcaaaactaccgGAGTTTGCAGAACTTTGCTACTTTTACCATGCAAGAGGATAGAAACTGGATCTGTTAACCATACACCCAGAGGCTGTAGTAGATAATAATAGGGGATACTATTAGGAATTTAAAGAAAAGCTGTTGCTATTACTTGCAGAGGGGATCCAATCT
Encoded proteins:
- the FIS1 gene encoding mitochondrial fission 1 protein, producing the protein MEAVLNELVSVDDLLKFEKKFQSEKAAGSVSKSTQFEYAWCLVRSKYNDDIRKGIALLEELLPKGSKEEQRDYVFYLAVGNYRLKEYEKALKYVRGLLQTEPQNNQARELERLIDKAMKKDGLVGMAIVGGMALGVAGLAGLIGLAVSKSKS